The following are from one region of the Longimicrobiaceae bacterium genome:
- a CDS encoding methylated-DNA--[protein]-cysteine S-methyltransferase encodes MKLLLHSPVGLLLAEYDPDALRDIRFWPAGEHPPAGTRDAPARTDSLGTELARQLAEYFAGERRSFDLPLRPAATPFQVAVRYALLQIPYGEVRTYLDVARATGRPGAARAVGQVNAHNPFPIIVPCHRVVAANGALGGYLGEWGRGDALGKKEWLLRHEAGVLSLGL; translated from the coding sequence GCCTTCTGCTCGCGGAGTACGACCCCGATGCGCTCCGCGACATCCGCTTCTGGCCCGCGGGTGAGCATCCCCCTGCCGGCACCCGCGACGCCCCGGCACGCACCGACTCCCTGGGGACTGAGCTGGCGCGACAGCTCGCCGAGTACTTCGCCGGGGAGCGTCGCAGCTTCGACCTGCCCCTCCGCCCCGCGGCTACCCCCTTCCAGGTCGCCGTTCGGTACGCCCTCCTGCAGATCCCTTACGGCGAGGTACGTACCTACCTCGACGTCGCTCGGGCAACCGGCCGCCCCGGCGCCGCCCGCGCCGTCGGTCAGGTCAACGCCCACAATCCCTTCCCCATTATCGTCCCCTGCCACCGCGTCGTCGCCGCCAACGGCGCCCTCGGCGGGTATCTGGGCGAGTGGGGCCGCGGCGACGCGCTGGGGAAGAAGGAGTGGCTCCTCCGCCACGAGGCCGGGGTGCTCAGTCTGGGACTCTGA
- the recF gene encoding DNA replication and repair protein RecF (All proteins in this family for which functions are known are DNA-binding proteins that assist the filamentation of RecA onto DNA for the initiation of recombination or recombinational repair.), whose translation MLASLALSGFRNLADQRVDLPAAGMAVVADNGQGKTNFLEAIYYLEIFRSFRGAPDEQLVRFGADFFRVEGKLTIEGRTRTVAAALDRRSRRKKVTIDGQEPERIGDAIGSVGVVVFSPADVAIVAGSPAERRRFLDIVLSLAVPGYLEWLQRYRQVLLRRNALLREGAPAELVGAWDAGLADWGSRVIAARLRWVSERREAFRSHVHRIGGGSEAQLDYAGSIDLAEVGVERADIAAALLEALERSRERERRRGATLVGPHRDNLRIRVRTDGTEAWTDLRAYGSGGQQRTAAVALRMLEADSRRETTGREPLMLLDDVFAELDPGRSRRILDWIEERGEGQVILTAPKATDVEVRGMVLPRWGLREGRLFPL comes from the coding sequence ATGCTTGCTTCGCTCGCGCTGTCCGGCTTTCGCAACCTCGCAGATCAGCGCGTGGATCTGCCGGCGGCGGGGATGGCGGTGGTGGCGGACAACGGGCAGGGGAAGACCAACTTTCTCGAGGCGATCTACTATCTCGAGATCTTCCGGTCCTTTCGGGGCGCGCCGGACGAACAGCTGGTGCGCTTCGGGGCCGACTTTTTCCGCGTCGAGGGGAAGCTCACGATCGAGGGACGCACCCGTACCGTGGCGGCGGCGCTCGACCGGCGATCGCGGCGCAAGAAGGTCACGATCGACGGCCAGGAGCCGGAGCGGATCGGAGACGCGATCGGCTCGGTGGGAGTGGTGGTCTTCTCTCCGGCTGACGTGGCCATCGTGGCCGGAAGCCCCGCGGAACGCCGGCGCTTCCTGGACATCGTCCTCTCCCTGGCCGTTCCCGGCTACCTGGAGTGGCTGCAGCGGTATCGCCAGGTCCTGCTGCGGCGCAACGCGCTGTTGCGCGAGGGTGCACCCGCCGAGCTGGTGGGAGCCTGGGATGCGGGGCTGGCGGACTGGGGGAGCCGGGTGATCGCCGCACGCCTACGGTGGGTGAGCGAACGGCGGGAGGCCTTTCGATCACACGTCCATCGCATCGGCGGCGGCAGCGAGGCCCAGCTGGACTACGCCGGGTCGATCGATTTGGCGGAGGTGGGCGTGGAGCGGGCGGATATCGCCGCGGCATTGCTCGAGGCGCTGGAGCGGTCGCGGGAACGGGAGCGCCGGCGTGGGGCGACCCTGGTGGGACCGCATCGCGATAACCTTCGCATCCGGGTGCGTACCGACGGAACCGAGGCGTGGACCGACCTGCGGGCGTACGGTTCAGGAGGGCAGCAGCGTACCGCGGCAGTCGCGCTGCGAATGCTCGAGGCGGACAGCCGCCGCGAGACCACCGGCCGCGAGCCGCTCATGCTGCTCGACGACGTCTTTGCCGAGCTGGATCCCGGGCGCTCGCGACGCATCCTCGACTGGATCGAGGAGCGGGGTGAGGGGCAGGTGATCCTTACCGCGCCGAAGGCCACCGACGTCGAGGTTCGCGGGATGGTTCTCCCGCGCTGGGGGCTGCGAGAGGGGAGACTGTTTCCACTTTGA